A genomic segment from bacterium encodes:
- a CDS encoding twin-arginine translocation signal domain-containing protein, whose translation MSMDRRDFLRTTLAAGALAAAGSLAPRTAAASFTQMRSDHRLRILVLGGTRFLGPHTVKAALARGHEVTLFNRGKSNPKLFPDLEKLEGDRDGKLDALRGRDWDAVIDTSGYVPRIVKMSAELLRDHVQHYVFISTISVYGDFNQVGLNEKSAVGTLPDPTVEEITAETYGPLKALCEQAAAEAMPGRVWNVRPGLIVGPLDGSDRFTYWPVRVARGGEVLAPEGPAEAVQIIDVRDLADFLVLGLEKRLVGLHNAVSPPGELTMGELLETCRAVSGSDATFTWVGRDFLAENQVQAWSDLPCWIPTYEEAGVGTIRVDRALSDGMVLRPLSETVRDTLDWWKTLPQDRTDALRSGLEAAREAEVLAAWRERAR comes from the coding sequence ATGAGCATGGACCGACGCGATTTCCTGAGGACCACCCTGGCGGCCGGCGCGCTCGCGGCGGCCGGCTCGCTCGCGCCGCGGACGGCGGCCGCTTCCTTCACGCAGATGCGCAGCGACCACCGCCTGCGCATCCTGGTGCTGGGCGGCACGCGCTTCCTGGGCCCGCACACCGTCAAGGCCGCCCTGGCGCGCGGCCACGAGGTGACGCTCTTCAACCGCGGCAAGTCGAACCCGAAGCTCTTCCCCGACCTCGAGAAGCTCGAGGGCGACCGCGACGGCAAGCTCGACGCCCTGCGCGGCCGCGACTGGGACGCCGTCATCGACACCAGCGGCTACGTCCCGCGCATCGTGAAGATGTCCGCCGAACTGCTGCGCGACCACGTCCAGCACTACGTCTTCATCTCGACCATCTCGGTCTACGGCGACTTCAACCAGGTGGGCCTGAACGAGAAGTCGGCCGTCGGCACGCTGCCCGACCCGACGGTCGAGGAGATCACGGCCGAGACCTACGGCCCGCTCAAGGCCCTCTGCGAGCAGGCCGCCGCCGAGGCCATGCCCGGCCGCGTCTGGAACGTCCGCCCCGGCCTGATCGTCGGCCCCCTGGACGGCAGCGACCGCTTCACCTACTGGCCGGTGCGCGTGGCCCGCGGCGGCGAGGTCCTGGCTCCGGAGGGCCCGGCCGAGGCCGTGCAGATCATCGACGTGCGCGACCTGGCGGACTTCCTGGTCCTGGGCCTGGAGAAGCGCCTCGTCGGCCTGCACAACGCCGTCTCGCCCCCGGGCGAGCTGACGATGGGCGAGTTGCTCGAGACCTGCCGCGCCGTCTCCGGCTCCGACGCCACCTTCACCTGGGTGGGCCGCGACTTCCTGGCCGAGAACCAGGTCCAGGCCTGGAGCGACCTGCCCTGCTGGATCCCCACCTACGAGGAGGCCGGCGTCGGCACCATCCGCGTCGACCGCGCCCTGTCCGACGGCATGGTCCTGCGTCCCCTCTCCGAGACGGTGCGCGACACGCTCGACTGGTGGAAGACGCTGCCGCAGGACCGGACCGATGCGCTGCGCAGCGGATTAGAGGCGGCGCGCGAGGCCGAGGTGCTCGCCGCCTGGCGCGAACGCGCCCGATGA